ATGTATGTATATTAATAATAGGAACAATTGTTTCAGTTAGATGATCAAGAATATAAGCATTGTTAAAAAGAAAAGGGTATTTGATGTTCTTCACTTTTGGAAACTTGATGTTCTTTATGACATAGTGAAGCATGATCTTCCACGTCATTTTTGGAAATTTGATGTTCTTCATCACTTAatgaaactttatttttttcaccactTATAGTAACTTCATTTTCCTCGTCAAATAAATCATTTACTATGTTTCGGATTTTGAGAATAGTGTTAGCATCATACTTCATCAAATTTTTATGCATAGTAATCAAATCAGATTCCGAAAACATCAAACGGTTGTCCACTCTGGCCATCGGATCTACAATAATTATGGATAAtacattagatatgtctagaaATATAAAAGTGTAATAGAAATTAAAAGATGCATATTAATAATGGGAACAGTTGTTTCAGTTGGGAGAAAGTATAGATTAAATATGGACCCAGTAGTACAAAGGTGGATCCACCTATTCatagtaattttttaataaaattatattttattttctataaagttctttttttttaccataagtGGTAAAACTCCACCTTTGAACCATTTTTTATAGGACCAAATGAAACACACCCATACATTATGTATTGTTAACCTAAACAAACAATTCTTTAGATGCATGACATTAGCAAATGCTAATATAGTAATATGTGGGCACATAATAAAGAACTCAGtataaaaatattaagttttaaaAGTTGTGtgttcaatttttcaaatattaaaatgttatattttataatacaaaaattctatttttaaatttcttaatatTACGATTATTAGCAAgaccttatttttttaatggcagGATTATACTTAAAACcctattttatagttttttctaATCTACCCTTTTATGATTTGAGAGTATTTATATCCATCAACCAATAAGAACAAGTCATATGCAAATTCACATATGTAAATTCAATGTTTGTTACaagtttgttacaaaaaaaaaaccttcaaattcacatatgcaaatttgttacaagttagttgtggGTACCACATATGCAAATTTACTTATATGGTTTGTTTTCATTGGTTGATGAAAAAATACCTTCAAATTATGAATGAGTACGGTAAGCCTCACCCTATTTTATTATATAGATATTTGCATAGAtacattcaaaattaaaaacaaaatttcatagCAGTGAAATGTATAATTGGATGCAAgtgtaaaacttatttattgtATGACAAtacataacaataacaataaaattatatatgcatTTGACTTTTTTAATATTAGGATTATTAGCAAGACCCCTTGGGCTCAATTgcgttattaataaaatttaacagttcaaaaaataagaattattaGCAAGACCCTATTTTATTATATAGATATCGGCAGAGAtacattcaaaattaaaaacaaaatgcCATAACAGTGAAATGTATAATTGGAAGCAGGTGTAAAACTTATCTATCGTATGACaatacataatatataaaattatatatgcatTTGACTTGTAAATGTAAATTATAGGCTAATATGACTCACTAGTAATATAAGGCCCGGGTACATGATTTGCATCTAAAACTTGAGTTGAAAGAATAACAAAAAGAATAACACCAAGAAACATAAATGACCTTGAGTAAGCCATGTTACTTCAATTCTTTCTAAATTACAATGCAATGTGGTTGAgaaataataatgtaatattcTCTATATATAGGACAAGGAGATTAACTTTTTATGAGGCCAAGAGTCAATGAGATGTAAACATTCTCTATATAAATTAAGGAGCCAAGGAGatgttaatattaaattatattgaattGAGAATTTAAACATAATTCATTCTTTATTTTGTTGTGTCTATTTATTTGGCTGAATGaagaagtttttttatttttattttttattttatttattattaagtAGTGTAGTAGCTTGAAATTCATtctattaaatgaataaataaaaaatcttaaattCGAATACattattgaatgcatgtgtaaaaaaaattacattgacaatggcatacaaattaaactctataatataaatatcaacTAAATTATGCTGACGGGGAAAAGTAATAGAAAATATTCCAATTCCTCAACACACAACAATgacatttgttttattttatttttacattcttagataacttttcaaattcatgAAAGATGGTACGAGTGAGCCCACAAGt
This portion of the Trifolium pratense cultivar HEN17-A07 linkage group LG3, ARS_RC_1.1, whole genome shotgun sequence genome encodes:
- the LOC123916883 gene encoding uncharacterized protein LOC123916883 isoform X1, which produces MAYSRSFMFLGVILFVILSTQVLDANHVPGPYITNPMARVDNRLMFSESDLITMHKNLMKYDANTILKIRNIVNDLFDEENEVTISGEKNKVSLSDEEHQISKNDVEDHASLCHKEHQVSKKPMASVNSRLMFSESDLMNMHKNLMKYDANTILKIRDIVNDLFDEENEVSISNREEKVTKSNHEDEVFKIDEEHKISINDEEYKVSKSDNEDSASMNDEKHKVSKSGEENKVSFNITN